One genomic window of Punica granatum isolate Tunisia-2019 chromosome 1, ASM765513v2, whole genome shotgun sequence includes the following:
- the LOC116203084 gene encoding agamous-like MADS-box protein AGL23: protein MSTIGSECENEIMAEGGGGGRRPRNCWRRTELKKIENKFAREVTFTKRRGGLFKKASELAVLCGADVAIIAYSPHGNPFVFSSSSSTDGVLRRFIGSPTSAAGEDSGVMPLSMSCEDRLSEYRRQEKEALSRLNEAKKKQQEASGKGKPGWWWDNPIEDLEAEELECYIECVERLMEKASQKAEEMRTNPVHTSATTSPASASMASAGRNMVDTLDTGLFETSNGAEAAVKEEFGMGDEELESLSSLLKEFEHDDVGCMPLWS, encoded by the coding sequence ATGTCTACTATCGGATCGGAGTGTGAGAATGAGATCATGGCTGAGGGCGGCGGCGGTGGCAGAAGGCCGCGCAATTGCTGGAGAAGGACCGAACTCAAGAAGATAGAGAACAAGTTTGCGAGGGAGGTTACTTTCACGAAGCGAAGAGGCGGCCTGTTTAAGAAGGCCAGTGAGCTTGCGGTGCTATGCGGGGCGGATGTTGCGATCATCGCCTACTCCCCCCATGGCAATCCATTCGTTTTTAGCAGCTCCTCCTCCACGGATGGGGTCCTCCGTCGTTTCATTGGATCACCAACCTCGGCAGCGGGAGAGGATTCTGGTGTTATGCCATTGTCAATGTCGTGTGAGGACCGGCTGAGCGAGTATAGGCGGCAGGAGAAAGAGGCACTATCGAGGCTAAATGAGGcgaagaagaagcagcaggAGGCAAGCGGCAAAGGGAAGCCAGGGTGGTGGTGGGACAATCCTATTGAGGACCTGGAGGCAGAGGAGCTTGAGTGCTACATCGAGTGTGTGGAGCGGCTGATGGAGAAGGCCAGCCAGAAAGCAGAGGAGATGAGGACCAACCCGGTGCACACCAGTGCTACGACATCTCCAGCTTCTGCGTCCATGGCTTCCGCTGGCCGCAATATGGTGGATACTTTGGACACGGGGCTGTTCGAAACGAGCAATGGCGCAGAGGCGGCCGTAAAGGAGGAGTTTGGCATGGGAGATGAAGAGTTGGAGTCTTTGAGCAGCCTCTTGAAGGAGTTTGAGCATGACGATGTTGGGTGCATGCCTCTATGGTCCTGA
- the LOC116192972 gene encoding agamous-like MADS-box protein AGL29 produces the protein MAEGGGGGRGRRRRRTELKKIEDKNAREVTFSKRRGGLFRKASELSVLCGAEVAIITYSPQGNPFVYGAPSASKVLRRFLGSTSAVEDSESGDAMSFSCGADPRLSEYMRQERETLSRLEEARKRKLEAECKGQPQRWWEDPIEDMEEEELEHYIECAERLMEKATQKAEEMRNNTAPTSTAISPASAPMASASSTVVDTLGTAVFDTRNGVEAVVEEELGLGDKELQSQSSLLKEFEYDDVGYMPLWSW, from the coding sequence ATGGCGGAGGGCGGCGGTGGTGGGCGTGGCCGGAGACGGAGAAGAACCGAGTTGAAGAAGATCGAGGACAAGAACGCTAGGGAGGTGACCTTCAGCAAGCGCCGGGGCGGCCTCTTCAGGAAGGCAAGCGAACTCTCGGTCCTGTGTGGCGCGGAGGTCGCGATCATCACGTATTCTCCCCAAGGCAATCCCTTCGTGTACGGGGCCCCATCTGCATCCAAGGTCCTCCGTCGCTTTCTTGGATCAACCTCCGCAGTGGAGGACTCCGAGTCAGGTGACGCTATGTCATTCTCATGCGGGGCGGACCCGCGCCTGAGCGAGTACATGCGACAGGAAAGGGAGACGTTATCGAGGCTCGAAGAGGCGAGGAAGCGTAAGCTAGAGGCAGAGTGCAAGGGGCAGCCGCAGCGGTGGTGGGAGGATCCGATCGAGGacatggaggaggaggagctcgAGCACTACATAGAGTGCGCGGAGAGGTTGATGGAGAAGGCCACCCAGAAAGCGGAGGAGATGAGGAATAACACGGCGCCCACCAGTACTGCGATTTCTCCAGCTTCTGCGCCCATGGCTTCAGCCAGCAGCACGGTGGTGGATACTTTGGGCACGGCGGTGTTCGACACGAGAAATGGCGTGGAGGCAGTGGTGGAGGAGGAGCTCGGCTTGGGAGACAAAGAGTTGCAGTCTCAGAGCAGCCTCTTGAAGGAGTTTGAATATGATGATGTTGGGTATATGCCTCTATGGTCCTGGTGA